The following proteins come from a genomic window of Desulfonatronum thioautotrophicum:
- a CDS encoding glucokinase — MQHILAADIGGTNSRFGHFQGDAQEGLALLQTCWLATSSVRSFGELLRQLSADGFSLTADQADAVVIAVAGPVEQGRSAAPPYIPWKIDLTAPDLRKELPHAKLINDFVAQAYACVSPVGCTAVQILPGESEVDGVIGVLGGGTALGKALLVPGPEAEFQALPSEGGHALFPFCTEQEMRFHEFYRQRGGFSEITGNLVISGRGMRFVHWFLTGDDLEPPEVAARLTMESETLAWLARLHGRACRGFALEVLARGGLFIAGGVAGRNPQILGHEQFRAEFLHSATMGHVLERIPVHMLDDQDSGLWGAAFHGWRILEGKTPHN, encoded by the coding sequence GTGCAGCACATACTCGCGGCGGATATCGGCGGCACCAACAGTCGGTTCGGGCATTTTCAGGGTGATGCCCAGGAGGGACTCGCCCTTTTGCAGACCTGTTGGCTGGCCACAAGCTCGGTACGTTCCTTTGGTGAACTCCTGCGTCAATTGTCGGCGGATGGATTTTCACTCACCGCGGACCAGGCCGATGCGGTGGTCATCGCCGTGGCCGGTCCGGTGGAGCAGGGCAGGTCTGCGGCTCCCCCCTACATCCCCTGGAAGATTGACCTGACAGCCCCGGATCTGCGCAAAGAGCTCCCCCACGCCAAGCTGATCAACGATTTCGTGGCCCAGGCCTATGCCTGCGTATCGCCTGTGGGCTGCACCGCTGTGCAGATCCTTCCAGGTGAATCGGAGGTCGATGGGGTGATCGGCGTGCTGGGCGGGGGGACGGCCCTGGGCAAGGCCCTGCTTGTTCCAGGGCCGGAGGCGGAGTTCCAGGCTTTGCCCTCAGAGGGCGGGCACGCCCTGTTTCCATTCTGTACGGAACAGGAGATGCGCTTCCACGAATTCTACCGCCAGCGGGGCGGTTTTTCGGAAATAACCGGAAATCTCGTGATTTCCGGACGCGGGATGCGCTTTGTGCACTGGTTTTTGACTGGTGATGATCTCGAACCGCCGGAAGTGGCCGCCCGGTTGACCATGGAGTCGGAAACCCTGGCCTGGCTGGCCCGGCTTCATGGTCGGGCCTGTCGCGGCTTCGCCCTGGAGGTGCTGGCCCGGGGCGGACTGTTCATTGCCGGCGGTGTGGCGGGAAGGAATCCGCAAATCCTGGGGCATGAACAATTTCGTGCCGAATTCCTGCATTCCGCGACCATGGGGCATGTCCTGGAACGCATCCCTGTGCACATGCTGGACGACCAGGACAGCGGGCTGTGGGGCGCGGCCTTTCACGGATGGCGGATACTTGAAGGGAAAACGCCTCACAACTGA
- a CDS encoding ABC transporter permease, with product MPQSWIIAGGACLATILVLVVWRCRASRRTQGCTAQTALHGLISAASIVTLMGLWWLVTTLHLVEPLFMPSPETVAKTFHHVLFQGYRGTTLLEHLGYSMYRVLTGFGLAVATAVPLGLIMGRNAILRAVVDPLIEMYRPLPPLAYYTLLIVWLGIGDTSKIALLYLAAFPPIYISTMTAVRQVPISRIECARCLGISGWPLLRRVIFPSALPGIFIGLRVSIGFTYTTLVSSEIVAAVNGIGWLVLDAGRFLRTDLIFVGIITMGATGLLLDRLIRIMETLVVPWKEE from the coding sequence ATGCCACAGAGCTGGATCATCGCTGGGGGTGCATGCCTCGCCACCATTCTTGTGCTCGTGGTGTGGCGCTGTCGAGCATCCCGCCGAACCCAGGGCTGCACAGCCCAGACCGCGCTGCATGGCCTGATCAGCGCCGCAAGCATCGTCACGCTCATGGGGCTGTGGTGGCTGGTCACGACTCTGCATCTGGTGGAGCCGCTGTTCATGCCGTCACCGGAAACCGTCGCAAAGACCTTCCACCACGTCCTTTTCCAGGGATACCGGGGCACGACCCTGCTCGAACACCTCGGATACAGCATGTACCGTGTCCTGACCGGGTTCGGGCTGGCCGTTGCCACGGCGGTCCCCCTGGGGCTGATCATGGGTCGCAACGCGATCCTGCGGGCCGTCGTGGACCCCTTGATCGAGATGTATCGGCCGCTTCCTCCCCTGGCCTACTATACCCTGCTGATCGTCTGGCTGGGCATCGGCGATACATCGAAGATCGCCCTGCTCTATCTGGCGGCCTTCCCACCGATCTACATCAGCACCATGACCGCTGTCCGGCAGGTTCCAATTTCCCGGATCGAATGCGCCCGCTGTCTGGGGATCAGCGGCTGGCCATTGCTGCGCCGGGTCATCTTTCCCTCGGCGCTACCCGGTATTTTCATCGGCCTGCGGGTCAGCATCGGTTTCACCTACACCACCCTGGTCAGTTCGGAAATTGTGGCGGCCGTGAATGGTATCGGCTGGCTGGTACTGGATGCCGGCCGTTTTCTACGCACGGACCTGATTTTTGTCGGCATCATCACCATGGGCGCAACCGGTCTGCTGCTGGACCGGCTGATCCGCATCATGGAAACCCTGGTCGTTCCCTGGAAGGAGGAATAA
- a CDS encoding peroxiredoxin family protein: MFCRQQLADFQSSLESIQSEGVSILAGSVDPLDKAEEMIAATGVSFPVAYGLGAEDISRSIGVYYNPEAPYLHAAGFILTPDGTVAVGCYSTGPIGRLTARDALALIIHFKNAA, translated from the coding sequence ATGTTTTGCCGTCAGCAGTTGGCTGACTTTCAATCGTCCCTGGAATCCATCCAGAGCGAAGGAGTCTCTATCCTGGCCGGATCAGTGGATCCCCTCGACAAGGCCGAGGAGATGATCGCGGCGACGGGCGTCTCGTTTCCCGTGGCGTATGGACTTGGGGCGGAGGATATTTCCCGGTCCATCGGCGTCTATTACAATCCCGAAGCGCCCTATCTGCACGCCGCCGGCTTCATCCTCACTCCGGACGGCACGGTCGCGGTGGGCTGCTACAGTACCGGACCCATCGGCAGGCTGACCGCGCGGGATGCGCTGGCCCTGATCATCCACTTCAAGAACGCCGCATAA
- a CDS encoding glucose 1-dehydrogenase, with the protein MQQSFPQPSFTLAGQTAIVTGGSSGIGAGIAHVLAAAGANVAVNYSRNSAGADKVVRQISEQGCRAVAIQADVSSEQDVARMFDQTVRRFGTVDILVSNAGLQQDATLAEMTLEQWNRVIGINLTGAFLCARAATREFRRRGMVIERSAALGKIIFISSVHETIPWAGHANYAASKGGLMLLMKSIAQELGPQGIRVNSVAPGAVKTPINRAAWETPEAEADLLRLIPRRRVGETADIAKAVLWLASDDSDYVHGTSLVVDGGMTLYPGFATGG; encoded by the coding sequence ATGCAACAATCATTTCCCCAGCCGTCCTTCACATTGGCTGGCCAGACCGCCATCGTCACCGGAGGCAGCTCGGGCATCGGAGCCGGTATCGCCCATGTTCTGGCCGCGGCAGGGGCCAACGTGGCGGTCAATTATTCCCGGAACAGCGCCGGGGCGGACAAGGTGGTCAGGCAGATATCCGAGCAGGGATGCCGTGCTGTTGCGATCCAGGCTGACGTGAGCAGCGAGCAGGATGTGGCACGCATGTTCGATCAGACCGTGCGCCGTTTCGGCACTGTGGACATTCTGGTCAGCAATGCCGGGCTGCAGCAGGACGCGACCCTGGCCGAGATGACCCTGGAGCAGTGGAACCGGGTGATCGGGATCAATCTGACCGGGGCCTTCCTGTGCGCCAGGGCCGCGACCCGGGAGTTCCGGCGCCGGGGCATGGTCATTGAGCGATCCGCGGCCCTGGGCAAGATCATTTTCATCAGCTCGGTGCACGAGACCATTCCCTGGGCCGGGCATGCGAATTATGCGGCCTCCAAGGGCGGACTGATGCTGCTGATGAAGAGCATCGCCCAGGAGCTGGGGCCGCAGGGCATCCGGGTGAACAGCGTTGCCCCGGGGGCGGTCAAGACGCCCATCAACCGCGCGGCCTGGGAAACGCCGGAGGCCGAGGCCGATCTGCTGCGCCTGATACCCCGCCGGCGGGTCGGGGAGACGGCGGATATTGCCAAGGCGGTCCTCTGGCTGGCCTCGGACGACTCGGACTATGTGCACGGCACCAGCCTGGTCGTGGACGGCGGGATGACCCTCTATCCCGGATTTGCCACCGGAGGGTGA
- a CDS encoding DUF3047 domain-containing protein produces MLCILFSQAVRSWSGELLVDDFGQGARPEWEHRTFRNRSETRYEVVPVDGGMALRAESLSSASGYVMRIRLDPREYPVLEWRWKVENILEKGDARTKAGDDYPARVYVVFRGRGRLRSTVLNYIWANRLPQGEMIPSSYHQDAMMIAVRSGTDDVGRWKMERRDLRDDYRQAFGSEPPMIAAVAVMTDADDTGEAAVAYYDFIRFLKAR; encoded by the coding sequence GTGCTGTGCATCCTGTTTTCCCAGGCCGTCCGCTCATGGTCCGGGGAATTGCTGGTGGACGATTTTGGACAGGGAGCCCGTCCTGAATGGGAGCACCGGACATTTCGAAATCGCTCTGAAACCCGATACGAGGTGGTTCCCGTGGATGGCGGGATGGCGCTGCGGGCTGAAAGTCTGTCGTCAGCATCTGGGTATGTGATGCGCATCCGGCTCGACCCCAGGGAGTACCCCGTCCTGGAATGGCGGTGGAAGGTGGAGAATATCCTGGAGAAGGGCGACGCCAGGACGAAGGCCGGAGATGACTACCCGGCCAGGGTCTATGTGGTGTTCCGGGGGCGAGGCCGATTGCGGTCCACGGTGCTCAATTACATTTGGGCCAACAGACTCCCCCAGGGAGAGATGATTCCGAGCAGCTATCATCAGGACGCGATGATGATCGCGGTGCGCAGTGGAACGGACGACGTGGGGCGATGGAAAATGGAGCGGCGTGATCTGCGCGATGATTATCGCCAGGCGTTTGGTTCCGAACCGCCAATGATCGCTGCCGTGGCGGTGATGACCGACGCCGATGACACCGGAGAGGCGGCCGTAGCCTATTACGATTTCATCCGCTTTTTGAAGGCCCGGTAA
- a CDS encoding ABC transporter ATP-binding protein, producing MTAGETVLAIRDLTHGFNGNNVRREGAIQVITPISLDIERGDFVSLVGPSGCGKTTLLRILAGLVRPKNGTITDCRGPISGPDWRRSLVFQDAQLFPWLTVEQNIAFGPRHRSISKSVYGPRIDELINLVRLESFRNAYPHQLSGGMRQRVALARGLANEPHILLLDEPLGALDALTREQMQDELRTIWRRTGCTMVLVTHSVEEALYLSTRVVVLSDRPMAIIKELGLDFSRNVRNGEGRQLKSSPEFLALREEILGIIWGSGQ from the coding sequence ATGACCGCCGGGGAAACCGTGCTCGCAATCCGTGATCTGACCCACGGATTCAACGGGAACAATGTCCGCCGGGAGGGGGCCATTCAAGTCATCACCCCCATTTCGCTGGACATTGAGCGCGGAGACTTTGTTTCCCTGGTGGGCCCCTCCGGCTGCGGCAAAACCACGTTGCTGCGAATTCTCGCAGGACTGGTCCGTCCGAAAAACGGCACTATCACGGACTGCCGTGGACCGATCAGCGGACCGGACTGGCGGCGCAGCCTCGTGTTCCAGGACGCCCAGCTTTTTCCCTGGCTGACCGTGGAACAGAATATCGCCTTCGGCCCCAGGCATCGCAGCATCTCCAAATCGGTCTACGGCCCCCGGATCGACGAGCTGATCAACCTGGTCCGCCTGGAATCCTTTCGGAACGCCTATCCCCATCAGCTCTCCGGGGGGATGCGCCAGCGGGTGGCCCTGGCCCGGGGGCTGGCCAATGAACCGCATATTCTGCTGCTGGATGAACCGCTGGGGGCCCTGGATGCCTTGACCCGGGAGCAGATGCAGGACGAACTGCGGACCATCTGGCGCCGCACAGGTTGTACCATGGTCCTTGTCACCCACAGCGTGGAGGAGGCACTGTATCTCTCCACCCGGGTCGTCGTGCTCTCCGACCGCCCCATGGCGATCATCAAGGAGTTGGGGCTGGATTTCAGCCGTAACGTGCGCAACGGGGAGGGACGGCAACTCAAAAGTAGCCCCGAGTTCCTGGCGTTGCGCGAGGAGATTCTAGGCATCATCTGGGGGAGCGGACAATGA
- a CDS encoding taurine ABC transporter substrate-binding protein has product MRTNLLTGCLLSVLLALAAGCAGEPESPAIVIGYQSIPNGEMVAKQLNWHEETLGADVQWVQFNSGTELNAAIAAGSVDVGLGGSSTTAVAMAQGVPARVIWIHDIIADNEALVVRDDDTVRNLSDLRGKTVAAPFGATTHYHLLTALRLAGIDPGEVRILDMPPTEMLAAWLRGDIDAGFVWEPTLAAMLQAGGRVLISSGALAREGYLTGDIGIVRNGFAQRHPEIVTAYLRNQIRAVELIRSDPATAAGAIASELDLSLEEALRQMNSLVFLDGTEQLSAAYLGTSETPGEIAEVFLQTARFLKEQETIAEVPGMERVKAFLAPEYLEAAVE; this is encoded by the coding sequence ATGCGCACGAATCTGCTGACTGGATGCCTGTTGTCTGTACTGCTTGCGCTGGCCGCCGGATGCGCCGGAGAACCGGAGTCGCCAGCCATCGTCATTGGCTACCAATCCATTCCCAACGGCGAAATGGTCGCCAAACAACTGAACTGGCATGAAGAGACCCTTGGTGCGGACGTCCAATGGGTCCAGTTCAATTCCGGCACTGAACTAAACGCGGCAATCGCCGCCGGGTCGGTGGACGTGGGCCTGGGCGGTAGTTCAACAACCGCCGTGGCCATGGCCCAGGGCGTCCCCGCCCGGGTGATCTGGATCCACGACATCATTGCCGACAACGAAGCCCTGGTGGTCCGCGACGACGACACGGTCCGCAACCTGAGCGATCTGCGGGGCAAGACCGTTGCCGCGCCCTTCGGCGCCACCACCCATTATCACCTGCTCACAGCACTGCGCCTGGCAGGGATCGATCCCGGGGAAGTGCGCATCCTGGACATGCCGCCCACGGAAATGCTCGCCGCCTGGCTGCGCGGGGATATTGACGCCGGTTTCGTCTGGGAGCCCACCCTTGCGGCCATGCTCCAGGCCGGGGGACGGGTGCTGATCTCCAGCGGCGCATTGGCCCGGGAAGGCTACCTGACCGGGGACATTGGCATCGTTCGCAACGGCTTTGCCCAGCGCCATCCTGAAATCGTGACCGCCTACCTGCGCAACCAGATTCGTGCCGTGGAACTGATCCGCTCGGATCCGGCCACCGCGGCCGGGGCCATTGCCTCGGAACTGGACCTGTCCCTGGAAGAGGCCCTGCGCCAGATGAACAGTCTGGTCTTTCTCGACGGGACGGAACAATTATCAGCAGCGTATCTCGGAACTTCCGAGACACCGGGGGAGATCGCGGAGGTTTTCCTGCAGACCGCCCGCTTTCTCAAGGAACAGGAAACCATTGCCGAGGTTCCCGGCATGGAGCGGGTCAAGGCCTTTCTCGCCCCGGAATACCTGGAGGCGGCGGTAGAATGA
- a CDS encoding CBS domain-containing protein produces MAKSDQCGIMDFSEEDVLEAMRAMQGYVDITPGAFREIYRAAYEQALKRMAGAKKAREIMTSPAYCLQRNMTATEAAMLLADHGISGAPVVDTRGKVCGVVSGKDFLRVMGLPNDSTFMRVVAQCLDKAGCCASGLQDLPLDALMSSPPITANEDISVADISALFMAKAINRLPICGTDGHPKGIVTRTDLIGALCMRG; encoded by the coding sequence GTGGCAAAAAGTGATCAGTGCGGGATAATGGATTTCTCCGAGGAAGACGTCCTGGAAGCCATGCGGGCCATGCAGGGCTATGTGGACATCACCCCCGGGGCGTTTCGGGAAATCTACAGGGCGGCGTATGAGCAAGCCTTGAAGCGCATGGCCGGAGCCAAGAAAGCCCGGGAAATCATGACCTCGCCGGCATACTGCCTGCAAAGGAACATGACCGCGACTGAGGCGGCCATGCTCCTTGCGGATCACGGGATCAGCGGCGCACCCGTGGTGGACACGCGTGGAAAGGTCTGCGGTGTGGTTTCAGGAAAAGATTTTTTGCGCGTGATGGGTCTGCCGAATGATTCAACCTTCATGCGCGTCGTCGCGCAGTGCCTGGATAAGGCGGGGTGTTGTGCTTCCGGATTGCAGGATCTTCCCTTGGACGCGCTGATGAGTTCCCCGCCTATTACAGCCAATGAGGATATTTCCGTGGCTGATATTTCAGCCTTGTTCATGGCCAAGGCCATCAACCGGCTGCCCATCTGCGGGACTGACGGTCATCCTAAAGGCATCGTGACCCGTACGGATTTGATAGGCGCACTGTGCATGCGAGGATAG
- a CDS encoding GNAT family N-acetyltransferase, with product MEWVALARAEDPENLVAELTTDTLVGRFSGLDIHILHGWEKPACMREIGRIREQEFRAVGAGRNVSHDVDHLDLTQGSYRQLIAWDPVNQELVSMYRFADTRQILREFGIQGLRTHTLFTMSPAFQRHYLDRALELGRSVVNRRARRSIAGLYAVWSGLGILHRELPHVAYFFGNITLPADLPRACLDALVHFLQSRYSSPQLREMLAARPGMAYPLSVQPPKDPPQTLADLRALFAHHGTRLPAILVSYLNATDDLHVFDTARDEDFGNAWETALAIPTAAVTAKSRQRFVDGYTRQAGGYFDQPSLAPSLEFRTTQDYAKVL from the coding sequence ATGGAATGGGTTGCGCTGGCTCGGGCTGAAGACCCGGAAAACCTTGTCGCTGAACTGACCACGGACACGCTGGTCGGCCGTTTTTCCGGGCTGGACATCCACATCCTGCATGGGTGGGAGAAGCCCGCCTGCATGCGCGAAATCGGCCGGATCCGGGAGCAGGAGTTCCGGGCGGTGGGCGCGGGGAGAAACGTTTCACACGATGTGGACCATCTGGACCTGACCCAGGGAAGCTACCGGCAACTCATCGCCTGGGATCCCGTGAACCAGGAGCTGGTGTCCATGTATCGGTTCGCCGACACACGCCAAATCCTGCGTGAATTCGGAATACAGGGGTTGCGGACGCACACCCTGTTTACAATGAGCCCGGCGTTTCAAAGACACTACCTTGACCGTGCCCTGGAACTGGGACGATCCGTGGTCAACCGCCGGGCGCGGCGCTCAATTGCCGGACTCTACGCCGTGTGGAGCGGACTGGGAATCCTGCACCGGGAACTTCCGCATGTCGCCTACTTTTTCGGCAACATTACCCTGCCCGCTGATCTGCCACGGGCATGCCTGGACGCCCTGGTGCACTTTCTGCAATCCAGGTATTCCTCCCCGCAACTGCGGGAAATGCTCGCGGCCCGGCCCGGGATGGCCTACCCCCTCTCCGTCCAGCCCCCAAAAGACCCCCCGCAAACGCTAGCGGACCTGCGCGCGCTGTTCGCGCATCACGGCACTCGACTCCCGGCGATCCTGGTTTCGTATTTGAACGCGACAGATGATCTGCACGTCTTCGACACGGCCCGCGACGAGGATTTCGGGAACGCCTGGGAAACGGCCCTGGCCATCCCCACCGCCGCGGTGACAGCCAAAAGCAGACAGCGCTTCGTGGACGGCTACACACGTCAGGCAGGCGGGTATTTTGATCAGCCCAGCCTGGCTCCCAGTCTAGAATTCCGTACTACCCAGGACTACGCCAAGGTCCTATAA
- a CDS encoding MGH1-like glycoside hydrolase domain-containing protein — MSRSHRNQEQQRLEAQSGGTEDWRLWGPYLSERAWGTVREDYSPHGSAWEYFDHDQARSRAYRWNEDGLGGICDADQRLCLAVSLWNGRDSILKERMFGLTGNQGNHGEDVKECFFYQDALPSHALLRFLYKYPQAPFPYTEIEAENRRRSRDEPGFGLLDTGVFADGRYWDVEVTYAKKTCSSILVRITAVNRGPDPAVLHVLPTLWFRNTWSWGGNAGQRPSIRCDGARGASWRVRADHPELGPYLLHGRQEAQCLFTENESNLERLFGVANPTAYVKDAFHRRVIDQHEQAVNPEQVGTKFAAWHELRCGPGEQAVVELVLAPPENTRPFAAFEATIQRRFREADAFYEELAPAARGEDALVLRRAMAGMIWCKQFYHFDVRRWLDGDLVPPPGDRRQGRNRAWEHLRAADVISMPDSWEYPWFAAWDLAYHCMVFAHLDVDFAKEQVELLLSHRYLHPNGQIPAYEWAFGDVNPPVHAVAALKVFRAERTQRGGGDLRWLRRVFHKLTLNYVWWLNRKDNDGLNVFEGGFMGLDNISVYDRSSPLPPGFSLKQADATGWMAMFALNMTAMALELAQEQAEYEDMAIQYYEQFLAIANAIAGHAGSGVSLWDPEDGFFKDLLTTPDGTCHRLDVYSYVGLIPLFACEIVEPEILERTPRFKRLLEEHAGGLFNGHAICACPVAVNARGERLLSLVDHTMLPHILRRLLSKEEFLAPHGLRGVSRMHASKADLGRLPGIGQALISYEPGESRSSLFGGNSNWRGPVWMPINYSILQALTKFHRYLGPNFTVRAPSLGQGELTLQEVVNRLAERLVGLFRRDGAGRVPGLPGDAPFQHDPHWRDLRLFHEYFHGESGLGLGASHQTGWTGLAALLIKRRSDLQGRKPEQA; from the coding sequence ATGTCCCGTTCGCATCGGAATCAGGAACAACAACGGCTGGAAGCCCAGAGCGGGGGAACCGAGGATTGGCGGTTGTGGGGCCCCTACCTGAGCGAGAGGGCCTGGGGGACCGTGCGCGAGGACTACAGCCCGCACGGTTCGGCCTGGGAATATTTCGATCATGACCAGGCCCGGTCCCGGGCCTACCGCTGGAACGAGGACGGTCTGGGCGGGATCTGCGATGCGGACCAGCGCCTCTGTCTGGCCGTTTCCCTCTGGAACGGCCGCGACTCCATTCTCAAGGAACGGATGTTCGGCTTGACCGGGAACCAGGGCAATCACGGGGAGGACGTCAAGGAATGCTTTTTCTACCAGGACGCCCTGCCCAGCCACGCCCTGCTGCGCTTCCTGTACAAGTACCCCCAAGCCCCGTTTCCCTACACGGAAATCGAGGCGGAGAACCGGCGGCGTTCCCGTGATGAACCGGGTTTCGGCCTACTGGATACAGGCGTCTTTGCGGACGGGCGGTACTGGGACGTGGAGGTCACCTACGCCAAGAAGACCTGTTCCTCCATCCTGGTCCGGATCACGGCGGTCAATCGCGGCCCGGACCCGGCCGTGCTGCATGTGCTGCCGACCCTCTGGTTTCGCAATACCTGGTCCTGGGGCGGGAATGCCGGGCAGCGACCGAGCATCCGCTGCGACGGCGCCAGGGGTGCCTCCTGGCGGGTGCGGGCGGACCACCCGGAACTGGGCCCGTACCTGCTGCATGGACGGCAGGAAGCCCAGTGTCTGTTCACGGAAAATGAGAGCAACCTGGAACGGCTTTTCGGCGTGGCCAACCCGACGGCCTATGTCAAGGACGCGTTTCACCGGAGGGTGATCGACCAGCACGAGCAGGCGGTGAACCCGGAACAAGTCGGGACCAAGTTTGCGGCCTGGCACGAACTGCGCTGCGGCCCGGGAGAGCAGGCGGTGGTGGAGCTGGTCCTGGCACCACCGGAGAACACCAGGCCGTTTGCTGCATTCGAGGCGACGATCCAGCGGCGTTTTCGGGAGGCCGATGCATTTTACGAGGAACTGGCGCCCGCTGCCCGGGGAGAGGATGCCCTGGTGCTGCGCCGGGCCATGGCCGGCATGATCTGGTGCAAGCAGTTCTATCACTTTGATGTGCGGCGCTGGCTGGACGGCGACCTGGTTCCTCCGCCGGGAGATCGCCGACAGGGCCGCAACCGGGCCTGGGAGCACCTGAGAGCCGCGGACGTGATCTCCATGCCGGACAGCTGGGAATATCCCTGGTTTGCTGCCTGGGATTTGGCCTATCACTGCATGGTCTTTGCCCATCTGGACGTGGATTTTGCCAAGGAGCAGGTCGAGCTGCTCCTGAGCCACCGCTACCTGCACCCCAACGGCCAGATTCCGGCCTATGAATGGGCCTTCGGGGACGTCAACCCGCCGGTGCACGCCGTGGCTGCGTTGAAGGTCTTCCGGGCCGAGCGCACCCAGCGTGGCGGGGGAGACCTGCGCTGGCTGCGCCGCGTCTTCCACAAACTGACCCTGAATTATGTCTGGTGGCTGAATCGCAAGGACAACGACGGCCTGAACGTGTTCGAGGGCGGATTCATGGGCCTGGACAACATCTCGGTCTATGACCGGTCCAGCCCGTTGCCTCCCGGCTTCAGCCTGAAGCAGGCCGACGCCACGGGCTGGATGGCCATGTTCGCCCTGAACATGACGGCCATGGCCCTGGAACTGGCCCAGGAGCAGGCGGAATACGAGGACATGGCCATCCAGTACTACGAGCAGTTCCTGGCCATTGCCAATGCCATTGCCGGTCATGCCGGCAGCGGGGTGTCCCTGTGGGATCCCGAGGACGGGTTTTTCAAGGATCTGCTGACCACCCCGGATGGAACCTGCCATCGGCTGGACGTATACTCCTACGTTGGGCTGATTCCCCTGTTTGCCTGCGAGATCGTGGAACCGGAGATTCTGGAAAGGACACCACGGTTCAAGCGTCTCCTGGAGGAGCATGCCGGCGGCCTGTTCAACGGTCACGCCATCTGCGCCTGCCCCGTGGCCGTCAATGCCCGCGGCGAGCGGCTGCTGTCCCTGGTGGACCATACCATGCTTCCCCATATCCTGCGTCGGCTGCTCAGCAAGGAGGAATTCCTTGCACCGCACGGTCTGCGCGGGGTGAGCCGGATGCATGCTTCCAAGGCCGATCTGGGGCGTCTGCCGGGCATTGGCCAGGCCCTGATCAGCTATGAGCCGGGGGAGTCCAGGTCTTCCCTGTTCGGCGGGAATTCCAACTGGCGCGGGCCGGTCTGGATGCCCATCAACTACTCCATTCTTCAGGCCCTGACCAAGTTCCACCGCTACCTGGGACCGAACTTCACCGTGAGGGCGCCCAGCCTCGGACAGGGTGAGCTGACCCTGCAGGAGGTCGTCAATCGGCTGGCGGAGCGCCTGGTAGGCCTTTTTCGCAGGGACGGTGCCGGCCGGGTGCCCGGCCTGCCCGGAGACGCTCCGTTCCAGCATGACCCGCACTGGCGGGATCTGCGATTGTTCCACGAGTATTTTCACGGCGAGAGCGGACTGGGGCTGGGGGCCTCCCACCAGACCGGATGGACCGGCCTGGCCGCGCTCCTGATCAAGCGGCGCTCGGATCTCCAGGGCCGCAAGCCGGAGCAGGCATGA
- a CDS encoding HPP family protein yields MKYFKKMRGTTQSPPRVSLVEVMWSWIGAFFGIAAVGLIHTSILDQLGLTLVLGSLGATAVLVFGAVRSPLAQPRNVLGGHVFSALIGVFAHQTLGTIPWLAGAAAVATAVAVMHLTKTLHPPGGATALIAVVGGDSVHGLGYLYVFVPTGLGAALLLFIALVVNNIPKNRRYPEYWL; encoded by the coding sequence ATGAAATACTTCAAAAAAATGCGTGGAACAACGCAAAGCCCGCCCCGGGTAAGCCTTGTCGAGGTGATGTGGTCCTGGATCGGTGCTTTTTTCGGGATTGCCGCGGTGGGGTTGATTCATACATCCATTCTGGATCAGCTTGGACTGACGCTTGTGCTTGGCTCCCTTGGCGCCACGGCTGTTTTGGTCTTTGGAGCCGTGCGCAGCCCGCTCGCCCAACCCAGAAACGTCCTAGGAGGGCATGTTTTTTCCGCCTTGATTGGCGTGTTCGCCCATCAAACATTAGGAACGATTCCCTGGCTGGCCGGAGCCGCCGCAGTGGCCACGGCCGTTGCGGTCATGCACCTGACCAAAACGTTGCACCCACCGGGCGGGGCCACGGCATTGATTGCCGTGGTCGGCGGCGATTCGGTGCACGGCTTGGGCTATTTGTACGTTTTCGTCCCGACGGGATTAGGAGCGGCCCTTCTGCTGTTCATCGCCCTGGTGGTGAACAACATCCCCAAAAACAGGCGCTATCCCGAATATTGGCTGTAG